The proteins below are encoded in one region of Eulemur rufifrons isolate Redbay chromosome 2, OSU_ERuf_1, whole genome shotgun sequence:
- the CNN2 gene encoding calponin-2 isoform X3 codes for MSSTQFNKGPSYGLSAEVKNRLLSKYDPQKEAELRSWIEGLTGLPIGPDFQKGLKDGIILCTLMNKLQPGSVPKINRSMQNWHQLENLSNFIKAMVSYGMNPVDLFEANDLFESGNMTQVQVSLLALAGKMGTNKCASQSGMTAYGTRRHLYDPKNHILPPMDHSTISLQMGTNKCASQVGMTAPGTRRHIYDTKLGTDKCDNSSMSLQMGYTQGANQSGQVFGLGRQIYDPKYCPQGPAADGAPPGAGDCPGPGEAPEYPPYYQEEAGY; via the exons ATGAGCTCCACGCAGTTCAACAAGGGACCTTCGTACGGGCTTTCGGCCGAGGTCAAGAACCGG CTCCTGTCCAAATATGACCCTCAGAAGGAGGCCGAACTCCGCAGCTGGATTGAGGGTCTCACTGGCCTCCCTATCGGCCCCGACTTCCAGAAAGGTCTGAAGGATGGGATTATCTTATGCAC ACTCATGAACAAGCTGCAGCCAGGCTCAGTGCCCAAGATCAACCGCTCCATGCAAAATTGGCACCAG ctAGAAAACCTCTCCAACTTCATCAAGGCCATGGTCAGCTATGGCATGAACCCCGTGGACCTGTTCGAGGCCAACGACCTGTTTGAGAGTGGGAACATGACGCAGGTGCAGGTGTCTCTTCTGGCCCTGGCGGGGAAG ATGGGCACAAACAAATGTGCCAGCCAGTCAGGCATGACGGCGTACGGCACGCGGCGGCATCTCTATGACCCCAAGAACCATATCCTGCCGCCCATGGACCACTCAACCATCAGTCTGCAGATGGGCACAAACAAATGTGCCAGCCAG GTGGGCATGACAGCTCCTGGGACCCGGCGGCACATCTATGACACCAAGCTAGGCACTGACAAGTGTGACAACTCCTCCATGTCCTTGCAGATGGGCTACACGCAGGGTGCCAACCAGAGCGGCCAGGTCTTTGGGCTGGGCCGGCAGATATATGATCCCAAGTACTGCCCACAAGGCCCGGCAGCTGATGGGGCCCCACCAGGTGCCGGTGACTGCCCAGGTCCCGGCGAGGCCCCGGAGTATCCCCCCTACTACCAGGAGGAGGCCGGCTACTGA
- the CNN2 gene encoding calponin-2 isoform X2, protein MSSTQFNKGPSYGLSAEVKNRLLSKYDPQKEAELRSWIEGLTGLPIGPDFQKGLKDGIILCTLMNKLQPGSVPKINRSMQNWHQLENLSNFIKAMVSYGMNPVDLFEANDLFESGNMTQAKTKGLQSGVDIGVKYSEKQERNFNDATMKAGQCVIGLQMGTNKCASQSGMTAYGTRRHLYDPKNHILPPMDHSTISLQMGTNKCASQVGMTAPGTRRHIYDTKLGTDKCDNSSMSLQMGYTQGANQSGQVFGLGRQIYDPKYCPQGPAADGAPPGAGDCPGPGEAPEYPPYYQEEAGY, encoded by the exons ATGAGCTCCACGCAGTTCAACAAGGGACCTTCGTACGGGCTTTCGGCCGAGGTCAAGAACCGG CTCCTGTCCAAATATGACCCTCAGAAGGAGGCCGAACTCCGCAGCTGGATTGAGGGTCTCACTGGCCTCCCTATCGGCCCCGACTTCCAGAAAGGTCTGAAGGATGGGATTATCTTATGCAC ACTCATGAACAAGCTGCAGCCAGGCTCAGTGCCCAAGATCAACCGCTCCATGCAAAATTGGCACCAG ctAGAAAACCTCTCCAACTTCATCAAGGCCATGGTCAGCTATGGCATGAACCCCGTGGACCTGTTCGAGGCCAACGACCTGTTTGAGAGTGGGAACATGACGCAG GCCAAGACCAAGGGGCTGCAGAGTGGCGTGGATATCGGCGTCAAGTACTCAGAGAAGCAGGAGAGGAACTTCAACGACGCCACCATGAAGGCGGGCCAGTGCGTCATTGGGCTGCAG ATGGGCACAAACAAATGTGCCAGCCAGTCAGGCATGACGGCGTACGGCACGCGGCGGCATCTCTATGACCCCAAGAACCATATCCTGCCGCCCATGGACCACTCAACCATCAGTCTGCAGATGGGCACAAACAAATGTGCCAGCCAG GTGGGCATGACAGCTCCTGGGACCCGGCGGCACATCTATGACACCAAGCTAGGCACTGACAAGTGTGACAACTCCTCCATGTCCTTGCAGATGGGCTACACGCAGGGTGCCAACCAGAGCGGCCAGGTCTTTGGGCTGGGCCGGCAGATATATGATCCCAAGTACTGCCCACAAGGCCCGGCAGCTGATGGGGCCCCACCAGGTGCCGGTGACTGCCCAGGTCCCGGCGAGGCCCCGGAGTATCCCCCCTACTACCAGGAGGAGGCCGGCTACTGA
- the CNN2 gene encoding calponin-2 isoform X1: MSSTQFNKGPSYGLSAEVKNRLLSKYDPQKEAELRSWIEGLTGLPIGPDFQKGLKDGIILCTLMNKLQPGSVPKINRSMQNWHQLENLSNFIKAMVSYGMNPVDLFEANDLFESGNMTQVQVSLLALAGKAKTKGLQSGVDIGVKYSEKQERNFNDATMKAGQCVIGLQMGTNKCASQSGMTAYGTRRHLYDPKNHILPPMDHSTISLQMGTNKCASQVGMTAPGTRRHIYDTKLGTDKCDNSSMSLQMGYTQGANQSGQVFGLGRQIYDPKYCPQGPAADGAPPGAGDCPGPGEAPEYPPYYQEEAGY; encoded by the exons ATGAGCTCCACGCAGTTCAACAAGGGACCTTCGTACGGGCTTTCGGCCGAGGTCAAGAACCGG CTCCTGTCCAAATATGACCCTCAGAAGGAGGCCGAACTCCGCAGCTGGATTGAGGGTCTCACTGGCCTCCCTATCGGCCCCGACTTCCAGAAAGGTCTGAAGGATGGGATTATCTTATGCAC ACTCATGAACAAGCTGCAGCCAGGCTCAGTGCCCAAGATCAACCGCTCCATGCAAAATTGGCACCAG ctAGAAAACCTCTCCAACTTCATCAAGGCCATGGTCAGCTATGGCATGAACCCCGTGGACCTGTTCGAGGCCAACGACCTGTTTGAGAGTGGGAACATGACGCAGGTGCAGGTGTCTCTTCTGGCCCTGGCGGGGAAG GCCAAGACCAAGGGGCTGCAGAGTGGCGTGGATATCGGCGTCAAGTACTCAGAGAAGCAGGAGAGGAACTTCAACGACGCCACCATGAAGGCGGGCCAGTGCGTCATTGGGCTGCAG ATGGGCACAAACAAATGTGCCAGCCAGTCAGGCATGACGGCGTACGGCACGCGGCGGCATCTCTATGACCCCAAGAACCATATCCTGCCGCCCATGGACCACTCAACCATCAGTCTGCAGATGGGCACAAACAAATGTGCCAGCCAG GTGGGCATGACAGCTCCTGGGACCCGGCGGCACATCTATGACACCAAGCTAGGCACTGACAAGTGTGACAACTCCTCCATGTCCTTGCAGATGGGCTACACGCAGGGTGCCAACCAGAGCGGCCAGGTCTTTGGGCTGGGCCGGCAGATATATGATCCCAAGTACTGCCCACAAGGCCCGGCAGCTGATGGGGCCCCACCAGGTGCCGGTGACTGCCCAGGTCCCGGCGAGGCCCCGGAGTATCCCCCCTACTACCAGGAGGAGGCCGGCTACTGA